In Lacrimispora indolis DSM 755, a genomic segment contains:
- a CDS encoding AAA family ATPase, protein MDKVITISREFGSGGRELGMKLAERLELPFYDKELISLSAEEIDLAEEAVLHYDEHVTIQQEPSEQKFYSPFSMVYEVSMSDQIFLAQSRVIRKLADQGPCIIVGRCADRVLENSINLFVYAKMENRIKRINSLETGVSPELMEERIREIDNKRKDYYQYYTGCEWGKAQNYHLCLESSLVGVEGCLNASMAYLQCFV, encoded by the coding sequence TTGGATAAGGTGATTACAATTAGCCGGGAGTTTGGAAGCGGAGGACGAGAGCTGGGCATGAAGCTGGCTGAAAGGCTGGAGCTTCCATTCTATGATAAGGAACTGATTTCTTTGTCAGCGGAAGAGATTGATTTGGCGGAGGAGGCAGTTTTGCATTATGACGAACATGTCACAATCCAGCAGGAGCCTTCGGAACAGAAGTTTTATTCTCCCTTTTCTATGGTGTACGAGGTTTCCATGTCAGACCAGATTTTTCTGGCTCAGTCCCGTGTGATACGGAAGCTGGCGGACCAGGGACCTTGTATCATTGTGGGACGCTGTGCGGACAGGGTTCTTGAAAACAGCATTAATTTGTTTGTATATGCCAAGATGGAAAACAGGATTAAACGGATAAATTCTCTTGAAACAGGCGTAAGTCCTGAATTGATGGAGGAAAGGATCCGGGAAATAGATAATAAGCGAAAGGATTACTACCAGTATTACACGGGATGCGAATGGGGGAAGGCTCAGAATTACCACCTTTGTCTGGAAAGCAGCCTGGTAGGGGTGGAAGGCTGCCTAAATGCTTCCATGGCTTATTTACAATGCTTCGTTTAA